One Fusarium falciforme chromosome 1, complete sequence genomic window carries:
- a CDS encoding MFS domain-containing protein has product MKSDAWLSKPFLTAIFLGIGGFLYGFDSGIITPSLALNSFLNYFGNPHAALRGAIVSVYQAGAWLGSASVGVTSDRLGRRKAIAFGCIWGVIGGALMAGAAHVAMLIMGRLLIGYAVGTITGVAPVFGAEIAKTNERAKITAVNQMMVAWGFFVALWTGVGEGKWHNPNQWRLGFAIQSIPALLLGVGVLFLSESPRWLCLKGRYEEAEKAFRSYHYDGTNDEWCRTEFTVIQVNIAEELQAQGKLSWADLFKTPAFRKRLFVGSFVWAAAMLSGISFVQYYQTAIYATLQFDQDRQLLVSGLYGSVAPVACFLSLFFVDKIGRRKILVISSSLLSLCYMIITILAALYPARPGLPTNAAAQRGLIACIFAVSANYSALLGPMTWIIPPEVFTTELRAKANAIVQVVHYSISLIITQCSPIALAEVGWKYYILFVLTNALCAVVFAFAYPETRGKSLEEIDEIFGDVKVIRQEDVKFSEKAGLETLEYRGNRTSTQDA; this is encoded by the exons ATGAAGAGTGACGCTTGGCTTAGCAAGCCGTTCTTGACGGCCATCTTTCTTGGAATAGGAGGTTTCCTCTATGGCTT CGATTCCGGAATCATCACGCCGAGTCTGGCTCTCAACTCCTTTTTGAACTACTTTGGCAATCCTCATGCTGCTCTCCGTGGTGCCATTGTCTCTGTCTACCAGGCAGGAG CATGGCTGGGTAGTGCGTCTGTCGGTGTCACCAGTGATAGACTGGGTCGACGCAAAGCCATTGCTTTTGGCTGCATTTGGGGTGTGATTGGTGGTGCCTTGATGGCTGGTGCAGCTCATGTTGCCATGC TTATTATGGGCCGTCTTTTGATCGGCTATGCTGTTGGAACCATCACCGGAGTTGCCCCTGTTTTCGGTGCTGAGATTGCCAAG ACCAATGAGCGAGCCAAGATTACCGCAGTCAACCAGATGA TGGTTGCCTGGGGCTTCTTCGTCGCCCTCTGGACCGGCGTTGGCGAAGGCAAATGGCACAACCCCAACCAATGGCGTCTCGGCTTCGCCATCCAGAGTATCccagccctcctcctcggtgtcggagtcctcttcctcagcgAGTCTCCTAGATGGCTCTGCCTCAAGGGTCGCTACGAGGAGGCTGAAAAGGCCTTCCGCAGCTACCACTACGACGGAACCAACGACGAGTGGTGCAGAACTGAGTTTACCGTTATTCAGGTCAACATTGCGGAAGAACTTCAGGCGCAGGGCAAGCTTTCTTGGGCGGATCTTTTCAAGACTCCTGCTTTCAGGAAGCGTCTCTTTGTCGGTTCTTTCGTCTGGGCTGCTGCCATGTTGTCTGGTATCTCGTTTGTGCAGTACTACCAGACTGCCATCTACGCCACCCTCCAGTTCGACCAGGACCGTCAACTCCTCGTCAGTGGTCTGTATGGTTCAGTTGCTCCCGTGGCCTGCTTTCTGTCCCTGTTCTTTGTCGACAAGATCGGCCGCAGAAAGATTCTGGTCATCAGCTCTTCGCTCCTCTCGCTTTGCTACATGATCATCACGATCCTTGCGGCTTTGTATCCTGCTCGTCCTGGTCTGCCTACCAACGCTGCAGCTCAGAGGGGTCTGATTGCCTGTATCTTTGCTGTCTCGGCCAACTACTCGGCTCTGCTTGGACCCATGACCTGGATTATTCC CCCCGAGGTTTTCACTACTGAGCTCCGTGCCAAGGCAAACGCCATTGTTCAGGTTGTTCACTACTCGATCAGTTTGATCATCACCCAATGCTCGCCAATTGCCCTGGCAGAGGTGGGCTGGAAGTATTAC ATCCTGTTCGTTTTGACCAATGCTCTCTGTGCCGTCGTCTTTGCATTCGCCTATCCCGAGACGCGAGGCAAGTCCCTCGAGGAGATTGACGAGATCTTTGGTGATGTCAAGGTTATCCGCCAGGAGGATGTCAAGTTCTCCGAAAAGGCTGGGCTCGAGACACTGGAATATCGTGGCAACAGGACAAGTACACAGGATGCTTAG
- a CDS encoding Ferric oxidoreductase domain-containing protein produces MALKLCLLLGWHAGLALSDGTGMIGWGKTMYHPACAFACRGVVKGCPLTCTPKEDDAAIHGSGHSTTTTPPECYTSDPAFLKTMALCIDTYCPGSDAPELALIEDYWRGHLATGTVGTMEWKPVMSYQDALAGAKKDEEEASGKMSNETSSHDNHSRKIKPRQHGGHGGQTEETTESEPDTSLSIAVSGEPLNVTSFVLQANWQKQYNGMTSFETNEIGHVTYTIAIMLVAIFLPVVLSLFRLVPALNRSISWAWLNSVLNHPPAWGTSHRAPVALHLGGGLVPTRGQLMFILLISLLNFVFLIAPYYNIQPQSSFASLREQEISTIGNRAGVMAMGNMVALMIFSSRNSLLLQMTDWSYGTYLLLHRWLGYWTILHTVLHSIMLLVYYKLFGDYDAELVQDYWIWGIVATVAAVIIWPTSLLVVRQKAYEVFLATHQLMVLIFLIGYYYHIWYRYDYNWGYEIWMFIGSGIWALERLARVVRMTGRGLKTAVVSTVDGSEGEYLKITIDDVSVHGVAYLCFPTLSWRFWETHPFSVASSLSFEEPASGSESNIGKEKDDKADSTSQPAEVPRERTGPVSGATFYVRTRSGMTGKLHQKVASAGGMLRLRVLIEGSYHSSPVNKLSHCSDLVCFAGGVGITTMLPLLHENGTRSARVYWGLRNDSLQKELSQEMSGLPPTVSITTSVGKRMDIAEILQSELTASGGRKDPIGILVSGPPGMADDVRVAASNLGRSGGLRRGFVLIDEAFSW; encoded by the exons ATGGCTCTCAAGCTGTGCCTGCTGCTTGGCTGGCATGCTGGCCTGGCACTGTCCGATGGAACTGGCATGATTGGATGGGGAAAGACCATGTACCATCCTGCCTGCGCCTTTGCATGCCGTGGTGTCGTTAAAGGCTGTCCTTTGACTTGTACCCCTAAGGAGGACGATGCAGCGATTCATGGCTCAGGAcactcaaccaccaccacgccGCCAGAGTGTTACACCAGCGATCCTGCCTTTCTCAAGACTATGGCACTCTGCATCGACACTTATTGCCCGGGAAGCGATGCACCTGAGCTTGCCTTAATTGAAGACTACTGGCGTGGCCACTTGGCTACCGGTACTGTCGGAACCATGGAATGGAAGCCCGTCATGTCTTACCAGGACGCTCTGGCAGGAGCCaagaaggatgaggaagaggcttcTGGTAAGATGAGCAATGAGACAAGCAGCCACGATAACCATTCCAGAAAGATCAAGCCCAGACAACACGGAGGACATGGAGGACAAACAGAGGAGACGACGGAATCTGAACCAGATACTTCATTGTCCATCGCCGTGTCGGGAGAGCCCCTGAATGTCACGAGTTTTGTCTTGCAAGCAAACTGGCAGAAGCAGTACAATGGCATGACCTCATTTGAGACCAATGAGATTGGGCACGTAACCTACAC CATAGCCATCATGCTTgttgccatcttcctcccagTCGTCTTGTCACTATTCCGCCTCGTCCCAGCTCTGAACAGGAGCATCTCCTGGGCTTGGCTCAACTCGGTCCTCAACCATCCCCCAGCCTGGGGCACATCCCATCGTGCACCGGTTGCACTTCATCTCGGAGGAGGTCTCGTCCCAACCCGTGGCCAGCTAATGTTTAttctcctcatcagcctACTCAACTTTGTCTTTCTCATCGCACCTTACTACAACATTCAACCCCAGAGTTCTTTTGCTAGTCTGCGCGAGCAGGAAATCAGCACTATCGGAAATAGAGCTGGtgtcatggccatgggaAACATGGTGGCGCTTATGATCTTTTCATCTCGAaacagcctcctcctgcagATGACTGATTGGAGCTATGGAACATACCTGCTGCTTCATCGCTGGCTTGGATACTGGACCATTCTGCACACTGTTCTGCACTCGATTATGCTGCTGGTGTACTACAAGCTCTTTGGAGACTACGATGCCGAGCTTGTTCAGGATTACTGGATTTGGGGTATTGTTGCAACAGTTGCTGCTGTCATCATCTGGCCAACTTCTCTGCTTGTCGTTCGACAAAAGGCATACGAAGTGTTCCTGGCCACCCACCAGCTCATGGTTCTGATTTTCCTCATCGGATACTACTACCACATCTGGTACCGATACGATTACAACTGGGGCTATGAGATTTGGATGTTTATCGGCTCTGGTATCTGGGCCCTTGAGCGTCTTGCCCGGGTGGTTCGAATGACTGGACGGGGTCTGAAGACTGCCGTCGTCTCGACCGTCGATGGTTCAGAAGGAGAGTATCTGAAGATCACCATCGACGATGTTTCAGTTCATGGTGTCGCCTATCTCTGCTTTCCGACCTTGAGCTGGCGGTTCTGGGAGACTCATCCTTTCTCCGTTGCTTCGTCATTGTCTTTTGAAGAACCCGCTTCTGGAAGTGAAAGCAACATCGGAAAAGAGAAGGACGACAAGGCCGATTCTACGTCACAGCCAGCGGAAGTGCCTCGCGAAAGGACCGGCCCTGTATCCGGAGCGACATTCTACGTGAGGACACGCTCAGGCATGACCGGAAAGCTCCACCAAAAAGTTGCATCGGCTGGGGGTATGCTTCGACTACGAGTTCTTATCGAGGGCTCATATCATTCTAGCCCCGTCAATAAGCTGTCCCACTGCTCTGACCTCGTCTGCTTTGCTGGTGGAGTCGGAATCACTACCATGTTGCCACTCCTCCACGAGAACGGAACCAGATCCGCGCGCGTGTACTGGGGCCTGAGGAACGATTCGCTTCAGAAAGAGCTCAGCCAAGAAATGTCCGGTCTCCCACCAACTGTTAGTATTACCACTAGCGTAGGGAAGCGCATGGACATTGCGGAAATTCTTCAAAGCGAGCTAACGGCTAGTGGTGGACGAAAGGATCCCATCGGTATCCTCGTCTCAGGACCACCGGGCATGGCGGATGATGTGCGGGTTGCTGCTTCGAATCTTGGACGATCTGGTGGTTTGAGAAGAGGTTTTGTTCTTATAGATGAAGCATTTAGCTGGTAG
- a CDS encoding CBM1 domain-containing protein, with protein sequence MRFSSAASLLALAASTAAQGTSPKSDLDASVWQGLSSVKETRSWQDLPRNRPAKRQSGWNPPSNLATPLKEVWDHCLKTYSDALGFKNYGWDQLIAGKGKLNMCVRWESDQPVTAAYREEIATTLQTQYNKWFKWLYGYDNFPYTDIKVNVVGWAVKDKSLLQGSTAGIDVYTDVDSEGVPQCSEKCGRFFHQDGNYNQCPGGADRHYDQSLWLTKGMAGGAGGDWGQRLGPEGVGHILLHEMGHTFALDDFYDWTPTGVTNFVMLAGSSTTITDFDGWMLRNWWYELSRERGWQSGVSSGSSSGSSSPSAAASKPATTAAASKPTSTKAAASKPTTTQVSKPATTKASTPAAPTAQTGATAGAYAQCGGASYTGPTKCVSGFKCVKANEWYSQCVSA encoded by the exons ATGCGTTTCTCCTCTGCTGCTAGCCTTTTGGCCCTCGCTGCGTCGACCGCAGCCCAGGGCACCTCCCCCAAGTCCGATCTTGACGCTTCCGTTTGGCAGGGCCTCAGCAGCGTCAAGGAGACCCGATCCTGGCAGGACCTCCCCCGCAACCGTCCCGCCAAGCGCCAGTCTGGATGGAACCCCCCCTCGAACCTCGCCACCCCCCTCAAGGAGGTCTGGGACCACTGCCTCAAGACCTACTCGGATGCCCTGGGCTTCAAGAACTACGGCTGGGACCAGCTCATTgccggcaagggcaagctgAACATGTGCGTTCGATGGGAGTCTGACCAGCCCGTCACTGCCGCCTACCGTGAGGAGATTGCCACCACTCTCCAGACTCAGTACAACAAGTGGTTCAAGTGGCTCTACGGCTACGACAACTTCCCCTACACCGACATCAAGGTCAACGTCGTTGGATGGgctgtcaaggacaagagccTCCTCCAGGGTTCCACTGCTGGCATTGACGTCTACACTGACGTCGACTCTGAGGGTGTTCCTCAGTGCTCTGAGAAGTGCGGCCGCTTCTTCCACCAGGACGGCAACTACAACCAGTGTCCCGGTGGTGCCGACCGACACTATGACCAGTCTCTCTGGCTGACCAAGGGTATGGCCggtggtgctggtggtgaCTGGGGTCAGCGACTTGGCCCTGAGGGTGTCGGCCACATTCTCCTGCACGAGATGGGCCACACCTTCGCCCTTGACGACT TCTATGACTGGACTCCTACTGGTGTCACCAACTTCGTCATGCTTGCTGGTTcttccaccaccatcactgaCTTTGATGGCTGGATGCTCCGCAACTGGTGGTACGAGCTCTCCCGCGAGCGAGGCTGGCAGTCGGGTGTCTCTTCCGGATCTAGCTCCGGCAGCTCTTCTCCCTCCGCTGCCGCCTCTAAGCCCGCCactaccgccgccgcctccaaaCCCACCTCGACCAAggccgccgcctccaagCCTACCACGACTCAGGTTTCCAAGCCCGCTACGACCAAGGCCTCGACTCCCGCTGCCCCTACTGCCCAGACTGGTGCTACCGCCGGTGCCTACGCTCAGTGCGGTGGTGCCTCTTACACTGGTCCTACCAAGTGCGTTTCCGGCTTCAAGTGcgtcaaggccaacgagTGGTACTCTCAGTGCGTCTCGGCTTAA
- a CDS encoding Zn(2)-C6 fungal-type domain-containing protein, with the protein MRTTIACERCRRSKVKCRHDGQPPCAGCAKSGHVRTCALSGPILGQKPSSSDSRPRSAKRRRLSLGSPAGESGRDIGQVFNHVPRDRFIKAITIFRAQFPEFGFIHPGDLEYHEDELGVLQKLRLLAILVVSRRYMDDDPTDDPNVSYITNEAQKRMTNGPSLALIQTFLILSLCNWGDGDGFNAWMHSGIATRMAQGLLSTGFAGCSKGETLSEIEKRTLWTCFKMDKLLSCGKRRQAMFPDQDLHFSLPINDAQFLFGAQATPAPTLSPGQTDSRIYGPDDYLVLLIQGLRIWSRVHTWIAEGGRRQPGMTEPAECPWNETSKWHQMKQDLMKWRESQDALIRYPGTKVSMHAQRGQAERFGYINLIYYVSFLFLCREYIPFCPVDEVKPRGPIEPPLLKAPGPEAFWSQNLIELYNAATQMSNLLGDLEHVGCSLRTPFSGLCAFSSTLWSLYAASFPKFMGFTEDQTKNAEEQAERTMAYLVRIGRIWKLADEWIDVLNTAKSLFHRVTMEGHGRTVKRSRYDYPELEESIHLAPLKGMPRQTFDSSNLGSSSVNPPSERPRQQTTVNEAGEEENAGGGIAFQDDLAHGNDFLGEDWWRLLSFYDDPHLLSTSIDNIGDANAD; encoded by the exons ATGAGGACGACAATAGCTTGTGAAAG GTGCAG AAGATCCAAGGTCAAGTGCAGACACGACGGCCAGCCCCCTTGCGCCGGCTGTGCAAAAAGTGGTCATGTCCGAACCTGCGCTCTGAGTGGGCCTATCCTGGGTCAAAAGCCGTCGTCGTCTGATTCCAGGCCCCGGTCGGCAAAGAGACGCCGTCTTAGCCTGGGCAGTCCGGCAGGGGAGTCTGGTCGGGACATCGGCCAGGTCTTTAATCATGTCCCCCGGGATCGCTTCATAAAGGCTATTACCATCTTTCGAGCACAGTTTCCTGAATTTGGGTTCATACATCCTGGAGACCTCGAATACCATGAGGACGAACTTGGCGTCTTGCAGAAGTTACGGCTTTTGGCCATCTTGGTCGTGTCGCGGCGGTACATGGACGATGACCCGACCGATGATCCGAATGTGTCCTACATAACGAATGAGGCACAAAAGAGGATGACCAATGGCCCCAGCTTGGCCCTCATCCAAACATTTCTTATTCTTTCCCTCTGCAACTGGGGCGACGGGGATGGCTTCAATGCCTGGATGCACTCTGGTATCGCCACCAGAATGGCCCAGGGGCTTCTGAGTACCGGCTTCGCAGGATGCAGCAAAGGCGAGACGCTGTCAGAGATCGAGAAGAGGACTCTGTGGACTTGCTTCAAGATGGACAAGTTGCTCAGTTGCGGCAAGCGTCGACAGGCCATGTTTCCTGACCAAGATTTGCACTTTTCCTTGCCCATCAACGATGCGCAGTTCTTATTTGGAGCCCAGGCGACTCCAGCGCCAACACTAAGTCCTGGACAAACTGACTCGAGAATCTATGGACCCGACGACTACCTCGTCCTTCTCATTCAAGGTCTGCGGATTTGGTCAAGAGTGCACACGTGGATAGCAGAGGGCGGCAGAAGACAGCCTGGAATGACGGAGCCAGCCGAGTGTCCCTGGAACGAGACCTCCAAGTGGCATCAGATGAAACAGGACTTGATGAAATGGCGAGAATCTCAAGATGCCCTCATCAGATATCCTGGGACCAAGGTGTCCATGCATGCGCAGCGAGGGCAAGCAGAGAGGTTTGGTTACATCAACCTTATATACTACGTCAG CTTCCTCTTTCTTTGCCGCGAATATATCCCATTCTGCCCCGTCGACGAAGTAAAACCACGAGGTCCTATAGAGCCACCACTACTCAAAGCCCCGGGACCAGAAGCCTTTTGGTCACAGAATCTCATCGAGCTGTACAACGCTGCAACACAAATGTCAAACTTGCTAGGCGATCTCGAACACGTTGGCTGCTCCCTCCGTACGCCCTTCTCAGGCTTGTGCGCCTTTTCCTCTACACTGTGGAGTCTCTATGCCGCCTCGTTTCCAAAGTTCATGGGTTTTACGGAAGATCAGACCAAGAATGCTGAGGAACAGGCGGAGAGGACTATGGCGTATCTGGTTAGGATTGGGCGGATATGGAAACTTGCTGATGAGTGGATTGACGTGCTGAACACTGCCAAAAGCCTATTCCATCGGGTGACCATGGAGGGCCATGGGAGAACCGTCAAAAGGTCGAGATACGATTACCCAGAGCTGGAGGAGTCGATACATCTTGCGCCACTCAAAGGGATGCCTCGACAGACGTTTGATAGTAGCAATTTGGGGTCATCCTCGGTCAACCCCCCTAGCgagaggccaaggcagcaGACGACGGTGAACGAAGCAGGGGAGGAAGAAAACGCTGGGGGTGGGATTGCTTTTCAAGATGACTTGGCACATGGCAATGACTTTCTCGGCGAGGATTGGTGGAGGCTTCTGTCTTTCTATGATGACCCTCATCTGTTATCGACAAGTATTGACAATATTGGGGATGCAAATGCAGACTAG
- a CDS encoding Carboxylic ester hydrolase yields MSSHVVKILLAALTSLTLSESAALPSSAAPTVRLPLGTYQGLRNEHYAQDEFLGIPYAQPPVGPLRFASPKPITKKFDKVQTATEYGLMCIGYGSDTQSLGNPVSEDCLSINVVRPAGVKPGDNLPVGVWVHGGSYVNGGSRDPRYNLSYIVEQSVKENKPIIAASINYRVSYWGFMFSNEMEEAGAGNLGLKDQRLALEWLQNNIGAFGGSPKKVTIWGESAGARSLGMQLVAYDGNHKNLFRSAILESGSPVAKFADADAWQPYFDALVKKTGCTNETARLECLRELPWQTLNDIFNGTNPLGVTSPSFSAVVDGDFMTTQGSKLLKEGKFAHVPVLIGNNFDEGTAYVKQGINTDSQWEAWLTSLGMSANQIASLSTLYPDDPAVGIPSSQIGRPAASPWGLQYKRASAFAGDYQQHSGRRLLVESYAAANLPVYSYLWNVYVNGLGPIYGATHFQEVAFVFNNIHGVGYATNPFEGKSETFVELADLMSKMWVSFIHGTDPNVSGGNSTLAWPKYTLDKPDNYVFDVNHTALAYLEKDDYREAPIDYLLQSVFA; encoded by the exons ATGTCTTCCCACGTGGTCAAGATCCTCCTGGCAGCTCTCACGAGCCTGACTCTTTCCGAGTCGGCCGCCCTGCCGTCGTCTGCTGCCCCCACGGTTCGCCTGCCTCTGGGAACCTATCAGGGTCTGCGCAACGAGCACTATGCTCAGGATGAGTTCCTGGGCATTCCCTATGCTCAGCCCCCCGTTGGCCCTCTGCGCTTTGCCTCGCCCAAGCCAATCACCAAGAAGTTTGACAAGGTCCAGACTGCTACTGAGTATGGTCTGATGTGTATCGGATATGGCTCCGATACTCAGAGCCTGGGCAACCCTGTCTCTGAGGACTGCTTGAGCATCAACGTTGTCCGCCCCGCTGGCGTCAAGCCTGGTGACAACCTCCCCGTTGGTGTCTGGGTTCATGGTGGT AGCTATGTCAACGGAGGTTCTCGTGACCCCCGCTACAACCTCAGCTACATTGTTGAGCAGTCcgtcaaggagaacaagCCCATCATTGCTGCCTCCATTAACTACCGAGTCTCGTACTGGGGCTTCATGTTCAGcaacgagatggaggaggccgGAGCCGGCAACCTCGGCCTCAAGGACCAGCGTCTTGCCCTCGAGTGGCTCCAGAACAACATCGGCGCCTTCGGTGGCAGCCCCAAAAAGGTCACCATCTGGGGAGAGTCTGCTGGTGCTCGATCCCTGGGAATGCAGCTCGTCGCTTACGACGGAAACCACAAGAACCTGTTCCGCAGCGCTATCCTCGAGAGCGGCAGCCCTGTTGCCAAGTTTGCTGATGCCGATGCCTGGCAGCCTTACTTTGATGCTCTTGTCAAGAAGACTGGATGCACCAACGAGACTGCTAGACTTGAGTGCCTTCGTGAGCTTCCCTGGCAGACTCTCAACGACATCTTCAACGGCACCAACCCCCTGGGTGTCACCTCGCCCTCTTTCAGCGCTGTCGTTGACGGTGACTTCATGACCACCCAGGGCTCCAAGCTCCTGAAGGAGGGCAAGTTTGCTCACGTTCCTGTCCTCATCGGCAACAACTTTGACGAGGGTACCGCCTACGTCAAGCAGGGCATCAACACTGACTCCCAGTGGGAGGCCTGGCTTACCAGCCTGGGCATGAGCGCCAACCAGATTGCCAGCCTCTCCACTCTGTACCCCGACGACCCTGCTGTTGGAATTCCTTCTTCCCAGATTGGCCGACCTGCTGCCTCCCCCTGGGGTCTTCAGTATAAGCGCGCTTCTGCTTTTGCCGGTGACTACCAGCAGCACAGCGGCCGAAGACTTCTCGTTGAGTCGTACGCCGCCGCCAACCTCCCCGTGTACTCTTACCTCTGGAATGTCTACGTCAACGGTCTTGGCCCCATCTACGGAGCCACTCACTTCCAGGAGGTCGCCTTTgtcttcaacaacatccaCGGTGTCGGCTATGCCACCAACCCCTTCGAGGGCAAGTCCGAGACCTTTGTCGAGCTCGCCGACCTCATGAGCAAGATGTGGGTTTCCTTCATCCACGGCACCGACCCCAACGTCAGCGGCGGCAACAGCACCCTCGCCTGGCCCAAGTACACTCTCGACAAGCCTGACAACTATGTGTTTGACGTCAACCACACTGCTCTGGCTTATCTTGAGAAGGATGATTACAGAGAGGCTCCCATTGACTATCTCCTGCAGAGCGTGTTTGCTTAA